A stretch of the Capsicum annuum cultivar UCD-10X-F1 chromosome 8, UCD10Xv1.1, whole genome shotgun sequence genome encodes the following:
- the LOC107838800 gene encoding nudix hydrolase 18, mitochondrial, with the protein MICMVSRTGRQLQRYNKGRRLVVGCIPYRFTINGEFEVLVVSSQKGHAMMFPKGGWEIDESVEEAASRESLEEAGVLGIVQCELGKWRFKSKSQSIYHEGYMFPLLVTEQLSFWPEQNLRKRAWMTVEEASEACQQWWMKEALEKLVNRLNSSEIGNSLS; encoded by the exons atgatttgTATGGTTTCACGTACTGGAAGACAATTACAGAGGTACAATAAAGGTAGACGTCTTGTTGTTGG atgTATACCATATAGATTTACAATAAATGGTGAATTTGAAGTGCTTGTAGTTAGTTCACAAAAAGGTCATGCAATGATGTTTCCCAAG ggtgGATGGGAAATAGATGAATCAGTAGAAGAAGCAGCTTCTCGTGAATCTCTTGAAGAAGCTGGTGTTCTTGGCATTGTTCAg TGTGAATTAGGAAAATGGAGATTTAAGAGCAAGAGCCAAAGCATATATCATGAAGGTTACATGTTTCCATTGCTTGTTACTGAACAACTTTCTTTTTGGCCTGAACAAAATCTCAGAAAAAGAGCATGG ATGACAGTGGAGGAAGCAAGTGAAGCTTGTCAACAATGGTGGATGAAAGAAGCACTTGAGAAATTAGTTAATAGGCTTAATTCATCAGAAATTGGAAATTCTCttagctaa